CATTCCGTCGTTCATCGCAATGATAGCCTGTCTTTTGCTTTTTACCTACTTCCCCTCGTTCTCTCTCGGATTGCTACATCTGCTGCGATAAGCACGATTATAGATTCCGGGCCGACTCAAAATGATTTTGAACCGGGTTCGCTTTGTCATATAAGGCGTCAGCTTACGATAAAGCGATTCTCATCCAACGGCTTTAGCCGTTGGATGAGAATCGCAACGCCGCTGTTGGCAGCGTTTGTTTTGTATTTGGTTCCTTGCCTTATGTCTACTTTAATGTTAAATTTCTTTCATGACTTATCAACGATGGATTCATTCGAACACATCTGTGTTCAATATTGACTAGCATCTTATCTGGCGTCCCAAATATCGGCGCAAGGTGCTTGTTGGTGATGTAGAAATCCGACTCAAAGAACTTTTAGGAGAAAAGATTGAGTCGCCTCTTTCTATGCACCTACTATGTACCTACTATGCACCTATGCACCGGGCTTCAGGTAAGCTCAAGAAATTTTCGCGAGAACTCAGCCATAAGAGACGAGGAAGCAAGAATTATAAGAAAGCAAAGCTTGCTCTAGCCAGAACGCACAGGACAATCGCTAATCAACGTAGAGACTATCACTACAAACTGGCGCTTGAGTTCGCACGGTGGTATGCATCCATCTTCGTCGAGGACTTGAAGTCGAGGACTTGAACGTGAAAGCTATGCAACGCATGTGGGGTCGTAAAATATCTGATTTGGGACACGCTCAATTTCTCGGTATTCTTTTATGGGAGATGTACAAGAACGGCAATCATGGAACAAAAATCAAATGGAACAAAAATCGACAGGTTCTATCCTTCGTCAAAAACCTGTTCGTCCTGTTTTGATGTTCTTCCTGAGTTACCGCTGTCCGTCTGTGGCTGGACGTGTCCGAGATGTGGGGCGAAACACGACCGGGATATCAATGCGGCTGTAAATATTCTCAGAGTGGGGGCATCCACTCTTAAAGGAAAAGACGTAAGACCGGTTTCAGTTGGCTGTCTTTGTCGATCTTACAATCCCATCTTACAATCCCATGACTTTAGTCGTGGGAGTATGCCAAGCTTAACTTACTTACTTGCGCTTGAATAATCAATTGAATGATCAATCAATTGATCATTCATGCCAATTCCCGATGCGTTTGTCCTATGCCAAGCCCTAACTGTTTTTGCTTTTTTGACAATCGCGCCGTATACTATAAAAGACATTAGAGCAAAAGACGATAAAAATGGAGAGAAAGAGAAATGAACTTTGAATGCAAGCCTAAACGAGAGAATCGCTTCATTTCTCGAGTTGAAAAGCAAAAGCCAGTGGGAGAGAGAGTGAAGTCTATTGTCTTATCTTTATTAGAAGAACACTTTCCGAACGGCATACGTCCATACTCTGTCATCGATATAAATAAACTGAAAAGATACTATCGTAAGGCAGGTGAAATTATTCCTCCGGATATGGACATATCTTCACTCTTGCAAGCTATCGGTATCTGGCACAGTGA
The Synergistaceae bacterium genome window above contains:
- a CDS encoding transposase translates to MHRASGKLKKFSRELSHKRRGSKNYKKAKLALARTHRTIANQRRDYHYKLALEFARWYASIFVEDLKSRT
- a CDS encoding transposase, whose amino-acid sequence is MEQKSNGTKIDRFYPSSKTCSSCFDVLPELPLSVCGWTCPRCGAKHDRDINAAVNILRVGASTLKGKDVRPVSVGCLCRSYNPILQSHDFSRGSMPSLTYLLALE